One window from the genome of Oryctolagus cuniculus chromosome 1, mOryCun1.1, whole genome shotgun sequence encodes:
- the LOC138847612 gene encoding uncharacterized protein yields MPTSRAESGEYWVGPTPTSGPAHQGRTLTGPGPGGSTQTPPSAPAPPTTPLHLQNHGLLWLFRGLRLQLWGLRLQLLCARVLLQARVLLCARLLLQLWLLWGLWLLWGLQGGLWLLWGLQGGLWLLWGLLWGLWLLWGLQGGLWLLWGLQGWLWLLWGLQGRLWLLWLLQGGLWLLWGLQGGLWLLWGLLWGLWLLWLLQGGLWLLWGLQGRLWLLWGLQGRLWLLWLFQGGLWLLWLLSVQLLQTLLLPIQLLQTLLLPVQLLCARVLLQARVLLCARLLLQLWLLWLLPVQLLQTLLLPVQLLQTLLLPVQLLQVQLLQTLLLPVQLLCARVLPA; encoded by the coding sequence GGCCCCGGCCCAGGAGGCTCCACACAGacacctccctctgcacctgctcctccgaCCACTCCACTccacctccagaaccatgggctgctctggctgttccgggggctgcggctccagctgtgggggctgcggctccagctgctgtgtgcccgtgtgctgctgcaagcccgtgtgctgctgtgtgcccgcctgctcctccagctgtggctcctgtgggggctgtggctcctgtgggggctccaaggggggctgtggctcctgtgggggctccaaggggggctgtggctcctgtgggggctcctgtgggggctgtggctcctgtgggggctccaaggggggctgtggctcctgtgggggctccaagggtggctgtggctcctgtgggggctccaagggaggctgtggctcctgtggctgctccaaggggggctgtggctcctgtgggggctccaaggggggctgtggctcctgtgggggctcctgtgggggctgtggctcctgtggctgctccaaggggggctgtggctcctgtgggggctccaagggaggctgtggctcctgtgggggctccaagggaggctgtggctcctgtggctgttccaaggggggctgtggctcctgtggctgctgtcagtccagctgctgcaaacCCTGCTGTTGCCAatccagctgttgcaaaccctgctgctcccagtccagctgctgtgtgcccgtgtgctgctgcaagcccgtgtgctgctgtgtgcccgcctgctcctccagctgtggctcctgtggctgctgccagtccagctgctgcaaaccctgctgctgccagtccagctgctgcaaaccctgctgctcccagtccagctgctgcaagtccagctgctgcaaaccctgctgctcccagtccagctgctgtgtgcccgtgtgctgccAGCGTAA